CAAACCCCCTCTGCACGATCCCCCACCCAACTCCCACCAGCACCACCGACGCCATCGCGTACCAGGGGTTCATGAAGGAGAGGACGATGAGGGCGACGAGAGGGACGCCCAGGGCAAGGAGGTAGAGCACGAGCACCCTGGGGTCGTAGAGGAGGACATTCGGGGAGAGGCCGGTGAGGTGGATCGTCACCGCAAGGCCGTAGAAGGAGACGGAGAGGCAGAGCACCAGGGCCGTGAGGAGGAACGCCGCCTCCCCCGCAAGGACGGTGACGAGGGCGATGAAGGCGGCCGGGATGAGTTGCAGCACCGCGAAAACGCAGACCTTGCTCTTTATGACGTCGGCGACGCCGAGGGGCAGGCAGGCATACGGGCCGAAGCTGTCGAACATCGTGAGCCAGATGTACATCGTCGAGGCGACCACGCCGGTGAGGGCTGCGAAGAGGAGGAGGATGCCGGACGCCGGGAGGAAGGGGCCGAGCAGGGAGAGGAAGAACCAGATGACCCCGAGAGGGATGAGGAAGGAGAAGAGGGTCTGGCCGACGGCGCTGCCGCTCCGGAGGAGGTCGATGCAGTCCTTCGCGGCGAGGGCGGGGTACGGGAGGGGGGAAAAGTGCCGGGTAAGGGGTGCGAGCATCTCCCTGTGGTGCTTCGCCCGTGCGGCGGACTCGGGCTGGAGCAGGGCGATGGAGAGGGCGGCAGGGACCAGGACGACGGCGCACGCCGCAAGGAAAGTCCCCCAGGAGAAGGCGCGGAAGAGTGCGAGCGGGAGGAAGAGGGAGACGCCGCCGAGGTGGGCCGCCGCGCCGGCGCCGGCGAGGAGGACAGAGACCGCGGCGAGCAGGCGCTTCGAGCGGGCATAGGCCATTGAGAGGAAGAATGCCGCGGAGAGGCCGGTGAGGAAGGAGAGGGAGAGGGTGAGGAGGAGGAGCGCCGGCGTCGCCAGCGGGATGCCGGAGAAGGGTGCGGCGAGGGCGAACCCCGCGACAAAGGGGAGCACCCAGAGCACGAAGTAGTAGACCGTATCCTTCACCACAAAGTTCAGGAAGATGACCCTCTCCGAGACGGGCAGGGTCCGGGCGGCATAGGCGAGAGTGCTCGCCTGCCCGAACCGCCTCTCCATCACCTCGTTCATGAGGAGGCCGAACGCCCCGACCATGAGGCCGAGGAGGAGGAACAACGCGTGCGTGAGAAGGGCGAGGTCACCGAAGGGGACGAGCGGCCTCAGGAGAGGGAGGAGGAAGGAGCCCATGCAGGCGATGGCGAAGATCAGCACCGGGTAGAGGGCGAAGCTGAGGCTCCCGAACATCGTGGAGTGGACCCGCCACTCCTCCTTCATCATGGCGAGGAAGAGCTCAAACATGGCCGTCCTGCCTGACAAGGGAGAGGAAGTACTCGTTGAGGTGCCGCCCCGTCCCCGTGACCCCGGCCACGCTGCCGGTCGTGAGGAGTTTGCCCCTGTGGAGGACGGCAAAGTCCGAGCAGATCTCCTCCGCGATCTCCAGGATATGCGTGGAGATGAAGACGGTGTTGCCCTTCTTCACGTACCCGGCCAGGTAGTCCTTCACCCTCTCCTGCATGATGGGGTCGAAGTTGATGAGAGGTTCGTCGATCAGGGCAAGCACCGGGCGGTGGAGAAACGCCTGGGCAAACATCAGTTTCTGCCGCGTGCCGCGGGAGAGGTCCTTGCAGAGCACATCTCTCTTGTCCCCGAACTCCAGGTAATCGAACCACCACGCCATCTCTTCCTCGATGTCCGGGATCTTTCTGATGGCGCCGACCAGGTGGAGGTACTCTTCTGAGGTGAGGAAACTGGGGGGCGTCTCCTGCTCGGGTATGATCCCGACCTGGATGCGCACCCCCACAGGGTCTGCCACGACGTCGCGGCCGAGCACCGTCGCCGACCCCCCGGAGGGCCGCACCTGCCCGGTCAGGAGTTTGATCATCGTGGTCTTCCCCGACCCGTTGGGGCCGAGAAGCCCGAAGAGCGCCCCCTGCTCGACGGATAAGGTGACATTGTCCAGTGCGGTGGTGTCCCCGTAGACCTTCGTGAGGTCCCGTACATCCAGTATGGCGTTCACTCGTGCGTCTCCGGATCCAGGTGGATGCTCGCACCGCATCAATTTTTGTAAATTATCCGTGACCGAAAAAGGGGGAAAATATTGAATGGTTTATCCATCGTATCTAGCGTTCACGGTGCTCCATCTTCCGGCCTCCTGCCTATGGGTCTGTTCCGGGGTCTTCAGATCACGATTTTTTTCCTGCTGTACCCTGCCACCGCCATCCCGCTGTACTGGATCGTGTGCCCCCTGAGTGCCTCTCTCAACTCCGCTCCGGTCGCGCCGCCGAGGAGATCAAGAGGGCCGTCTGTCCCATAGAGGTTGAAGTAATACTCGTGGGCCGCCCCCTCAGGCAGGCAGGGCCCGCTGTACCCGATAGTCCCGAGGTCGTTCATTCCCTGCTGTGCCGAGATAGGGGATGACACCTCAATTTTTCGGGGAATTCCTTCAGGTATGACATCTGTCGCCCTGATATTCCAGATGAGCCAGTGATCGACCTTTGCAC
This portion of the Methanofollis sp. genome encodes:
- a CDS encoding ABC transporter ATP-binding protein, translating into MNAILDVRDLTKVYGDTTALDNVTLSVEQGALFGLLGPNGSGKTTMIKLLTGQVRPSGGSATVLGRDVVADPVGVRIQVGIIPEQETPPSFLTSEEYLHLVGAIRKIPDIEEEMAWWFDYLEFGDKRDVLCKDLSRGTRQKLMFAQAFLHRPVLALIDEPLINFDPIMQERVKDYLAGYVKKGNTVFISTHILEIAEEICSDFAVLHRGKLLTTGSVAGVTGTGRHLNEYFLSLVRQDGHV
- a CDS encoding YbhB/YbcL family Raf kinase inhibitor-like protein, coding for MENPIVKIGFNVFPTRHTCDGEDISPKIRISRLESPYFAIILTDPGAKVDHWLIWNIRATDVIPEGIPRKIEVSSPISAQQGMNDLGTIGYSGPCLPEGAAHEYYFNLYGTDGPLDLLGGATGAELREALRGHTIQYSGMAVAGYSRKKIVI